The following DNA comes from Pseudomonadota bacterium.
CTCAACGACGCTCAGCGCGGGCTTTGATTCCACAGGCGCCATGTCAGCCTGCGCCTTGGGCTTCGGCATGACCGGCGCGGGCTCATCGGCGACCGGCGGGGGTGCCTTCTTATCAGGTGGGCCTTGTCTTCGACCAAACACGTGGAGCTTTCCTTAGGCTTTTTCCTTACTAAACAGGTTCAAGCCCCCTCTGCTCTTTTTGCGCTTCTTCAGCGCCGTTCCGGTGCGTCCGGTAACGAGCATCGCCAGCTCGCCGAACACCTCAACCGCTTTATGTTTACCGCTTGCCTCACCGATCATCTGGCCGTTGTTCAACGCTTCGCCAAACACGGTGGGATCATGAGGCAAGACGGCAACCGGCTTACTGCCGACGGCTTCTTCGAACTCCTTGACCGGCACTTCCGTCTTCTTGGATGCGCCGGCGTGATTCAGCACGACACGCACTTTGCTATCTTCGCCGCGGCGTGCTTCCACGGCTTCGACAATGTTCTTTGTGTCTCGTAACGCTGCTAGGTCAAGTGTCCCAATGATAACAGTTTCGTCGGAGTCGACCAACAACTGCTGGGCCCAGCCGGACCACATGTGCGGAATGTCGAGCACGACAAAGGCGGCCTGCTGTCGGACAAAACTCAAGACTTGCTCAAGCGCATCGCCATCGATATCGGCGACGTTGCCGAGCGATGAGCGCGACCCAAGAATGCCAATCTGTTCATTGTGCTGCAGGACGAACCTGCGATAGAGCTGTTCGTCGACACGCTCCGGCGCAGCCAGCATATCCTCGATACCCTGGCTTACCTCTTGGTTGTAGGCAAAGGCCGCGGTGCCGAAACAAAGATCCAGATCGACGATGACAACGTCCTCGCCCAGATCGTTGCCAATCGACCAAGCGATGTTATGGGCGATCGTGCTTGATCCGACGCCGCCTTCGGCGCCGAACACCGCGATCGTCTTGCCCATCATCGGTGCATTGGGGTCGACAAAGATGCGTTCGACAGAGTCGATAAACGCGCCGATCGTCAAAGGTCGCAACAGATAGTCCGACACGCCGCTTGTGATCAACGAGCGGTACTGAACGATGTCATTCTGCGAGCCGACCAGGAGCACATGGGTGCCGGCGTCGCAGTTTTCCGCGAGCTGGTCGAGCTTACGCAAAAGGTCTTCGCCGGAATCTTCGGTCTCGGCCAGAATCAGCTGCGGTGTCGGGGATTCGCCATAGTACGCGGTCGCCTCGTCGAGGGAGCCCTCGAACATGTCAATGCGGCTCTTTTGCAGCCGGCGATCCTGAGCAGCCTTCTCAACTGTCTCCCGGGTTTCCGGGTCCGTCAGGAATGCATTGATGGAAACGCGAAGTATGGTCTGTCTCCCTTTACTCGTACTCGATCGTTAGTTGTCCGACGCGACGTCGAGCGCGGCGTCGCCGCCGGCCGTCGGCCAACTTGCCTGCGGGTTCTCACCGGACTGGTAGGCTTGAATGATATTGGCCGTGCGCTGTGCATCACGGGTGGTGAAGGTCCTTGACGCCACCAAGTCACCTGGATTGGCAATCATTGCCGCCAAGTTTCGTTGGGTCGAGCAGCCAAAGTTCGATGAGTTAATGTTGTCGTAGTTCCAAGACTCCTCCTGGTAGTAACCGCAATCGGGCGCAATCGCTGTATGGACAAGATAGGAAACGGTGACTTGGCCATTCATCGCGGCCTGCGGGTCCACGCCGACAAGCACCTCGCTCTTGGCTAGGCTGTGCTCCAGGGCACGACGTTGGATCTCACTTGCTAGGTTTGAGTACTCAAGCGCGCTACCAGGCATGACGATCAAGATAGGCTTTTGGCCATTGGCCAGATAGTCGCTGACCATCATGTCGAGCTGAACCAGCTCGTCGAGCGACAGGGTCCCGGCTTCGGTGCCAACAAAGTTTGCCTGGACTAGATCACTCTCGACGCGAATGGGGAACTTCGCTCGATAGTCGTAGTCCGCCAGCTGCACATCGGAATCCTCATATTGGCAAG
Coding sequences within:
- a CDS encoding CpaD family pilus assembly lipoprotein, producing the protein MKQLPLLLRQIVVALFVIGLAACQYEDSDVQLADYDYRAKFPIRVESDLVQANFVGTEAGTLSLDELVQLDMMVSDYLANGQKPILIVMPGSALEYSNLASEIQRRALEHSLAKSEVLVGVDPQAAMNGQVTVSYLVHTAIAPDCGYYQEESWNYDNINSSNFGCSTQRNLAAMIANPGDLVASRTFTTRDAQRTANIIQAYQSGENPQASWPTAGGDAALDVASDN
- a CDS encoding AAA family ATPase → MFEGSLDEATAYYGESPTPQLILAETEDSGEDLLRKLDQLAENCDAGTHVLLVGSQNDIVQYRSLITSGVSDYLLRPLTIGAFIDSVERIFVDPNAPMMGKTIAVFGAEGGVGSSTIAHNIAWSIGNDLGEDVVIVDLDLCFGTAAFAYNQEVSQGIEDMLAAPERVDEQLYRRFVLQHNEQIGILGSRSSLGNVADIDGDALEQVLSFVRQQAAFVVLDIPHMWSGWAQQLLVDSDETVIIGTLDLAALRDTKNIVEAVEARRGEDSKVRVVLNHAGASKKTEVPVKEFEEAVGSKPVAVLPHDPTVFGEALNNGQMIGEASGKHKAVEVFGELAMLVTGRTGTALKKRKKSRGGLNLFSKEKA